A genomic region of Bubalus kerabau isolate K-KA32 ecotype Philippines breed swamp buffalo chromosome 10, PCC_UOA_SB_1v2, whole genome shotgun sequence contains the following coding sequences:
- the LOC129620555 gene encoding olfactory receptor 4F3/4F16/4F29-like — protein sequence MYGANHSVVSEFVFLGITNSWAIQLLLFVFSSIFFMASIMGNSLIILTVTCDPHLHSPMYFLLANLSFIDMGVSSVSSPKMIYDLFRKHKVISFGGCVAQVFFIHVIGGVEMVLLIAMAFDRYIAICKPLHYLTIMSPRICVFFLVAAWMIGLMHSMVQLAFVVNLPFCGPNVLDSFYCDLPRFIKLACIDTYQLEFMVTANSGFISVGSFFILIISYIVIILTVQKHSSGGSSKALSTLSAHITVVVLFFGPLIFFYVWPFPSTHLDKFLAFFDAVLTPFLNPVIYTFRNQEMKMAMRRVCKQLVNNKRFLE from the coding sequence ATGTATGGAGCAAATCACTCTGTGGTGTCAGAGTTTGTGTTCCTGggaatcaccaactcctgggcaATACAGCTTCTTCTCTTTGTGTTCTCCTCCATATTTTTCATGGCAAGCATAATGGGAAATTCCCTCATTATCCTCACTGTGACTTGTGACCCTCACTTACACTCTCCCATGTACTTTCTATTGGCCAACCTCTCCTTCATTGACATGGGAGTTTCTTCTGTCAGTTCCCCCAAGATGATTTATGATCTTTTCAGAAAACATAAAGTCATCTCCTTTGGTGGCTGCGTTGCTCAAGTCTTCTTCATCCATGTCATCGGTGGTGTGGAGATGGTGCTGCTCATTGCCATGGCTTTTGACagatacattgccatatgtaagcCTCTCCACTATCTGACTATCATGAGCCCAAgaatatgtgttttctttttagtggctgcCTGGATGATTGGCCTTATGCACTCCATGGTTCAACTGGCTTTTGTTGTAAACTTACCCTTCTGTGGCCCTAATGTGTTGGACAGCTTTTACTGTGACCTTCCTCGGTTCATCAAACTTGCCTGCATAGACACATACCAGCTAGAATTCATGGTCACAGCCAACAGTGGATTCATCTCTGTTGGCTCCTTCTTCATTCTGATCATTTCCTATATTGTCATCATTCTCACTGTTCAGAAACACTCTTCAGGTGGTTCATCCAAGGCTCTGTCCACACTTTCAGCTCACATCACTGTAGTAGTCTTGTTCTTTGGTCCTTTGATATTTTTCTATGTATGGCCATTTCCCTCCACACATCTGGATAAGTTTCTGGCATTCTTTGATGCAGTTCTTACTCCTTTCCTGAATCCTGTTATTTACACATTCAGAAATCAAGAAATGAAGATGGCAATGAGAAGAGTATGCAAACAGCTAGTAAATAACAAGAGATTTCTTGAGTGA